In Symphalangus syndactylus isolate Jambi chromosome 14, NHGRI_mSymSyn1-v2.1_pri, whole genome shotgun sequence, one DNA window encodes the following:
- the THOC6 gene encoding THO complex subunit 6 homolog isoform X1, with the protein MERAVPLAVPLGQTEVFQALQRLHMTIFSQSVSPCGKFLAAGNNYGQIAIFSLSAALSSEAKEESKKPVVTFQAHDGPIYSMVSTDRHLLSAGDGEVKAWLWAEMLKKGCKELWRRQPPYRTSLEVPEINALLLVPKENSLILAGGDCQLHTMDLETGTFTRVLRGHTDYIHCLALRERSPEALSGGEDGAVRLWDLRTAKEVQTIEVYKQEECSRPHNGRWIGCLATDSDWMVCGGGPALTLWHLRSSTPTTIFPIRAPQKHVTFYQDLILSAGQGRCVNQWQLSGELKAQVPGSSPGLLSLSLNQQPAAPECKVLTAAGNSCRVDVFTNLGYRAFSLSF; encoded by the exons ATGGAGCGAGCTGTGCCGCTCGCGGTGCCTCTGGGTCAG ACAGAGGTGTTCCAGGCCTTGCAGCGGCTCCATATGACCATCTTCTCCCAGAGCGTCTCACCGTGTGGGAAGTTTCTGGCGGCTGGCAACAATTATGGGCAGATTGCCATCTTCAG CTTGTCCGCTGCTTTGAGCTCAGAAGCCAAAGAGGAAAGTAAGAAGCCGGTGGTGACTTTCCAAG CCCATGATGGGCCCATCTATAGCATGGTTTCCACCGATCGACATCTGCTTAGTGCTGGGGATGGGGAGGTGAAGGCCTGGCTTTGGGCGGAGATGCTCAAGAAG GGCTGTAAGGAGCTGTGGCGTCGTCAGCCTCCATACAG GACCAGCCTGGAAGTGCCCGAGATCAATGCTTTGCTGCTGGTCCCCAAG GAGAATTCCCTCATCCTGGCTGGGGGAGACTGTCAATTGCACACTATGGACCTTGAAACTGGGACTTTCACG AGGGTCCTCCGGGGCCACACAGACTACATCCATTGCCTGGCACTGCGGGAAAGGAGCCCAGAGGCGCTGTCAGGTGGCGAGGATGGAGCTGTTCGACTTTGGG ACCTGCGCACAGCCAAGGAGGTCCAGACGATCGAGGTCTATAAGCAGGAG gaGTGCTCGAGGCCCCACAATGGGCGCTGGATTGGATGTTTGGCAACTGATTCCGACTGGATG GTCTGTGGAGGGGGCCCAGCCCTCACCCTCTGGCACCTCCGATCCTCTACACCCACCACCATCTTCCCCATCCGGGCGCCACAGAAGCACGTCACCTTCTACCAGGACCTG ATTCTGTCAGCTGGCCAGGGCCGCTGTGTCAACCAGTGGCAGCTGAGCGGGGAGCTGAAAGCCCAGGTGCCCGGCTCCTCCCCAGGGctgctcagcctcagcctcaaccAGCAGCCGGCCGCGCCTGAGTGCAAG GTCCTGACAGCTGCAGGCAACAGCTGCCGGGTGGATGTCTTCACCAACCTGGGTTACCGAGCCTTCTCCCTGTCCTTCTGA
- the THOC6 gene encoding THO complex subunit 6 homolog isoform X2 yields MERAVPLAVPLGQTEVFQALQRLHMTIFSQSVSPCGKFLAAGNNYGQIAIFSLSAALSSEAKEESKKPVVTFQAHDGPIYSMVSTDRHLLSAGDGEVKAWLWAEMLKKGCKELWRRQPPYRTSLEVPEINALLLVPKENSLILAGGDCQLHTMDLETGTFTRVLRGHTDYIHCLALRERSPEALSGGEDGAVRLWDLRTAKEVQTIEVYKQEECSRPHNGRWIGCLATDSDWMVCGGGPALTLWHLRSSTPTTIFPIRAPQKHVTFYQDLVLTAAGNSCRVDVFTNLGYRAFSLSF; encoded by the exons ATGGAGCGAGCTGTGCCGCTCGCGGTGCCTCTGGGTCAG ACAGAGGTGTTCCAGGCCTTGCAGCGGCTCCATATGACCATCTTCTCCCAGAGCGTCTCACCGTGTGGGAAGTTTCTGGCGGCTGGCAACAATTATGGGCAGATTGCCATCTTCAG CTTGTCCGCTGCTTTGAGCTCAGAAGCCAAAGAGGAAAGTAAGAAGCCGGTGGTGACTTTCCAAG CCCATGATGGGCCCATCTATAGCATGGTTTCCACCGATCGACATCTGCTTAGTGCTGGGGATGGGGAGGTGAAGGCCTGGCTTTGGGCGGAGATGCTCAAGAAG GGCTGTAAGGAGCTGTGGCGTCGTCAGCCTCCATACAG GACCAGCCTGGAAGTGCCCGAGATCAATGCTTTGCTGCTGGTCCCCAAG GAGAATTCCCTCATCCTGGCTGGGGGAGACTGTCAATTGCACACTATGGACCTTGAAACTGGGACTTTCACG AGGGTCCTCCGGGGCCACACAGACTACATCCATTGCCTGGCACTGCGGGAAAGGAGCCCAGAGGCGCTGTCAGGTGGCGAGGATGGAGCTGTTCGACTTTGGG ACCTGCGCACAGCCAAGGAGGTCCAGACGATCGAGGTCTATAAGCAGGAG gaGTGCTCGAGGCCCCACAATGGGCGCTGGATTGGATGTTTGGCAACTGATTCCGACTGGATG GTCTGTGGAGGGGGCCCAGCCCTCACCCTCTGGCACCTCCGATCCTCTACACCCACCACCATCTTCCCCATCCGGGCGCCACAGAAGCACGTCACCTTCTACCAGGACCTG GTCCTGACAGCTGCAGGCAACAGCTGCCGGGTGGATGTCTTCACCAACCTGGGTTACCGAGCCTTCTCCCTGTCCTTCTGA